A window of Ardenticatenales bacterium genomic DNA:
TACTGATAAAACACATAGCGATGATCGTTCGGCGAAACAATGCGCGTCAATTGAGCTTCCTCAAGAAAGCTCAAGAAATCATGAGCCAGTGCATAATAATCTTCAAGCTGCCCAAAAGCCGCTCTATCTTGAACGCTTACCTGAAGGTCAGGTAAAGATACCTGTGATGTCATCGGATCGATTTCCTCCGATTTGAATTATTCAGATCGAATTCAATCCATTTTTCCACAGGCCAATCTTTTATCCGTTCAATCCGCTCAATGGCCCACTGACAGTAAATTTCAGAAAGATCACACCCCATCCATTTTCGCCCTAACTGCTCCGCGACAACAGCCGTCGTCCCTGAACCCAAAAATGGATCAATCACTAAATCGCCTTCATTCGACGAGGCCAAAACCAATTTGCGGATAAGTTCTTCCGGTTTTTGGGTTGGATGCGGTGTTGATTCGTGCATCCCGTTACATGTTGTCGGAATCTCTATCACATCACGAGGCTTGGCGCCTCTTGGATTCGGTCGCCAGACTTGATTCGTACGCGCACCCGCCCTATTCCCATATTGACTTGTTTCCGCCTGAGTTCGTTCAGGATATTGGGTCGTATGATTTCCATAAGGAATACGAACATCGTCCAGGTTAAATGTGAACGTCTTGCTTTTGCGGAAATGCAAAATGCTCTCGTGCGACCGCCCCCAATCAGAACGAAGGTTGGCCTTATTTTTATAATGCCATATCAGCCAACGACACCCGGCAAAAAACTTCAATGCAGGGAGTTTAATATCCGCCAGAATCTCGGAAAAGCCACAAACATAGAGC
This region includes:
- a CDS encoding site-specific DNA-methyltransferase → MLPVDTDDAVEPQLLYKHPHGVIYVGDSFRWLSSVESESIDLVIADPPYNINKAEWDSFESQQAYVQWSLRWIEQAARVLKPSGTLYVCGFSEILADIKLPALKFFAGCRWLIWHYKNKANLRSDWGRSHESILHFRKSKTFTFNLDDVRIPYGNHTTQYPERTQAETSQYGNRAGARTNQVWRPNPRGAKPRDVIEIPTTCNGMHESTPHPTQKPEELIRKLVLASSNEGDLVIDPFLGSGTTAVVAEQLGRKWMGCDLSEIYCQWAIERIERIKDWPVEKWIEFDLNNSNRRKSIR